From a single Candidatus Hydrogenedentota bacterium genomic region:
- the pheT gene encoding phenylalanine--tRNA ligase subunit beta, with product MRVSLNWLREYVDLPVGPDELAERLTMLGIEIEAVERPGAGMKNIFTGRILSIDPHPNADKLVVCKTDIGRSEPLQIVCGAKNMKAGDIVPTAVVGAVLAESFEIGARKMRGVESQGMMCSARELGLGEDHTGLMILPPDTAVGEDAIPLLGLDDVIFEIEVTPNRGDWACMIGVARELAAYYGLELRIPTLQFIESAEEVSSLSSVTIQDPDLCPRYLGRVLMDVQVGPSPQWMCRRLIAAGQRPISNIVDITNYVLMETGHPLHAFDYALLRENRIVVRRAKPGETMVSIDGEERKLGGDMLIIADAEVPVAVAGIMGGKDSEVNDGTRAIFLESAVFNPSSIRKTARTLGMQTEASMRFQRGADFDMAYYACNRAAMLMQQLAGARIARNVLDENPIKPSPKHITLRYSRSNALLGTPVEPESQRGIIERLGFAIVASDDVSCTVKVPSWRHDASQEADLIEEIARFHGYDRIAATLPFIRQSGEVFAPGENIIRDLRRYLTGLGLTEFFNWTFSCADDVSKSGLDESFQEMVVLQNPLSEKLATMRSSLIPGLFNTVSRNVRHGNPDIMAFEIGPVYRPRPGQPLPKQEMRAGIVLCGKNGPKQWSRPQLALDFHDLKGYTEAVLDYFATKAVFEDDTFGPFQPGQCGKVVVNGKTIGRLGEVREAILKTYDIDQPVFVCELDLETLISTPIPIKRFEPIPSFPPSRRDLAVLVDMEVPAGALRDAALETGGKWLVSVEIFDVYAGKQVPDGKKSVALSLVFQSNEKTLTDAETQKAWDRILKRLQTGFAAELR from the coding sequence ATGCGGGTGTCCCTGAATTGGCTGCGTGAATATGTTGACCTCCCCGTCGGTCCCGACGAATTGGCCGAACGTCTGACCATGCTCGGCATCGAAATCGAGGCCGTTGAACGTCCCGGCGCGGGGATGAAGAACATCTTCACGGGCCGCATCCTGAGCATTGATCCGCATCCGAATGCGGATAAATTAGTGGTATGCAAGACGGACATCGGGCGTTCCGAACCGTTGCAGATCGTATGCGGCGCAAAAAACATGAAAGCGGGGGATATTGTCCCCACAGCCGTCGTCGGCGCGGTCTTGGCCGAAAGTTTCGAGATTGGCGCGCGCAAGATGCGCGGTGTCGAATCGCAGGGCATGATGTGCTCGGCCCGCGAACTCGGACTCGGCGAGGATCATACCGGTCTAATGATTCTTCCCCCGGACACGGCGGTTGGAGAGGATGCCATACCGCTTCTTGGGTTGGATGACGTCATTTTCGAGATAGAAGTAACGCCCAACCGGGGCGATTGGGCCTGCATGATCGGCGTGGCCCGCGAATTGGCGGCGTACTATGGCCTCGAACTGCGCATTCCCACCCTGCAATTCATTGAATCCGCGGAAGAAGTCTCGTCATTGTCTTCGGTGACCATCCAAGATCCGGACCTGTGTCCGCGGTACTTAGGACGTGTCCTGATGGACGTGCAGGTCGGGCCGTCGCCACAGTGGATGTGCCGGCGATTGATCGCGGCGGGCCAGCGCCCCATTAGCAACATTGTGGACATTACGAATTATGTCCTGATGGAAACCGGCCATCCCCTCCATGCGTTCGATTATGCGCTGCTGCGGGAGAACCGCATCGTGGTGCGCCGGGCAAAGCCTGGAGAAACAATGGTCAGCATTGACGGCGAGGAACGGAAACTCGGCGGCGACATGCTGATCATCGCCGATGCGGAAGTCCCGGTGGCCGTCGCGGGGATCATGGGCGGGAAGGACAGCGAAGTGAACGACGGCACGCGCGCCATCTTTCTCGAAAGCGCGGTGTTCAATCCCTCGTCCATTCGCAAGACCGCGCGAACGCTTGGCATGCAAACCGAGGCCTCGATGCGTTTCCAGCGTGGCGCGGATTTCGACATGGCCTATTATGCGTGTAATCGGGCGGCTATGCTCATGCAGCAACTGGCGGGCGCCCGAATCGCCCGGAATGTACTGGACGAAAACCCGATCAAGCCGTCCCCGAAGCATATTACTCTCCGTTACAGCCGTTCCAACGCCCTGCTGGGGACACCGGTGGAACCCGAATCGCAACGAGGCATCATCGAACGCCTCGGATTTGCAATTGTCGCGTCCGATGACGTTTCCTGCACCGTAAAAGTTCCATCATGGCGGCACGACGCCTCGCAGGAGGCGGATCTCATCGAGGAAATCGCGCGGTTCCATGGTTATGACCGGATAGCCGCCACATTGCCCTTCATCCGCCAGAGCGGGGAAGTCTTTGCACCGGGCGAAAACATCATACGCGACCTCCGGCGCTATCTGACCGGATTGGGTCTGACCGAGTTCTTCAACTGGACCTTCAGTTGTGCGGACGATGTGTCAAAAAGTGGATTGGACGAATCGTTCCAGGAAATGGTCGTCCTCCAAAACCCGTTGTCGGAAAAACTCGCCACCATGCGCAGTTCGCTGATTCCCGGCCTGTTCAACACCGTTTCCCGGAATGTTCGCCATGGCAATCCGGACATCATGGCCTTCGAAATCGGCCCCGTTTACCGTCCTAGGCCCGGCCAGCCCCTGCCGAAACAGGAGATGCGCGCGGGCATCGTCCTATGCGGAAAAAACGGACCGAAGCAATGGAGTCGCCCCCAATTGGCGCTCGATTTCCACGATCTCAAGGGATACACGGAAGCCGTTTTGGATTATTTTGCGACAAAGGCGGTCTTTGAAGACGACACATTCGGACCTTTCCAGCCGGGGCAGTGCGGCAAAGTTGTCGTAAACGGCAAGACAATCGGCCGGTTGGGCGAGGTCCGGGAGGCAATCCTAAAAACGTACGACATTGATCAACCTGTTTTTGTCTGCGAACTGGATCTCGAAACTCTAATCAGCACGCCCATCCCGATCAAACGGTTTGAACCCATTCCGTCCTTCCCGCCGTCACGTCGTGATCTGGCGGTTTTGGTGGACATGGAGGTCCCGGCGGGGGCGCTGCGCGACGCGGCACTGGAAACGGGGGGCAAATGGCTGGTCTCCGTCGAGATTTTCGACGTCTACGCCGGCAAACAGGTGCCCGACGGCAAAAAAAGCGTGGCCTTGAGCCTCGTGTTTCAATCCAATGAAAAAACCTTGACCGATGCCGAAACACAAAAGGCATGGGACCGCATTTTGAAACGGTTACAGACGGGATTTGCCGCGGAGTTGCGTTAG
- the pheS gene encoding phenylalanine--tRNA ligase subunit alpha, whose protein sequence is MKAKLEQIAREALESAANAASLQAIEELRVKYLGRKGLVTEALRGLAQVPAEERPAMGQAANEAKRVIGEAIEKRAAEIAAIEADRKAKSNRVDLSLPGRRPPRGHMHVIPRVTEEILRIFQDMGFQVATGPDIETEYYNFDCLNTPADHPARDSHDTFFVSPGVVLRTHTSPVQMRVMERTQPPVAIVAPGRVYRVDYDASHSPMFFQLEGLLVDRGITFADLKGTLMHFIHSFFSRDTKVRFRPHFFPFTEPSAEVDISCTVCKGAGCRVCKNSGWLEILGCGMVHPEVFRHAKYDYEQYTGYAFGLGVDRIAMLKHAIDSIGLIYENDLRFCEQF, encoded by the coding sequence ATGAAAGCAAAATTGGAACAAATTGCACGGGAGGCGCTTGAATCCGCCGCAAACGCCGCATCATTGCAGGCCATCGAGGAATTACGCGTCAAGTACCTTGGACGAAAGGGACTCGTGACGGAAGCGCTGCGGGGACTGGCGCAAGTGCCCGCCGAAGAACGTCCGGCCATGGGACAGGCCGCCAATGAGGCCAAGCGTGTCATCGGGGAGGCCATCGAAAAACGGGCCGCTGAAATCGCCGCCATCGAAGCGGATCGCAAGGCCAAGTCAAACCGGGTGGACCTGTCGCTGCCGGGACGCCGTCCACCGCGTGGTCACATGCATGTGATCCCCAGGGTAACCGAAGAGATTCTCCGCATTTTCCAAGACATGGGTTTTCAGGTGGCCACCGGTCCGGACATCGAAACCGAGTATTATAATTTCGATTGTTTGAACACGCCGGCGGATCATCCGGCCCGCGACTCGCACGACACGTTCTTCGTGTCGCCGGGCGTCGTATTGCGCACGCACACCTCCCCGGTCCAGATGCGCGTCATGGAACGCACTCAACCGCCCGTGGCCATTGTCGCCCCGGGCCGGGTTTACCGGGTGGACTACGATGCGAGCCATAGCCCCATGTTCTTCCAACTGGAGGGACTGCTCGTGGACAGGGGCATCACCTTCGCCGACCTGAAGGGCACGTTGATGCACTTTATCCACTCCTTCTTCTCGCGCGACACGAAGGTCCGGTTCCGCCCGCACTTCTTCCCCTTCACCGAACCGTCGGCGGAAGTGGACATCTCATGCACCGTATGCAAGGGCGCCGGATGCCGCGTCTGCAAAAACAGCGGCTGGCTGGAAATCCTCGGATGCGGCATGGTTCATCCCGAAGTGTTCCGCCACGCGAAATACGACTATGAACAATACACGGGCTATGCCTTCGGTTTGGGCGTGGACCGCATCGCGATGCTGAAACACGCGATTGACAGCATCGGACTTATCTACGAAAACGACTTGCGCTTCTGTGAACAGTTCTAA
- a CDS encoding YggS family pyridoxal phosphate-dependent enzyme → MDVLHDRIRMNLAAIQKRITEAANRAQRPPDSIRLIAVTKTVSLAEVRILLDLGIRDFGENRVEDARGKIEAAAAPATWHMIGSVQRRKTRDVVALFDCVDSVDRLELAEALDQRAGEAGKIMPVLVEVNVSGEETKHGFTPETIESALHRMAQLRYIQVQGLMTMAPLVDNPEIVRPVFARLRELADRFGLPERSMGMSNDFEVAVEEGATQVRIGTALFV, encoded by the coding sequence ATGGACGTTTTGCACGACCGCATTCGCATGAACCTTGCGGCGATTCAGAAACGAATCACCGAGGCGGCGAATCGTGCGCAACGCCCGCCGGACAGCATTCGGCTTATTGCTGTGACGAAGACTGTATCATTGGCCGAGGTGCGCATATTGCTCGATTTGGGTATCCGGGATTTCGGCGAAAACCGCGTCGAGGATGCGCGCGGGAAAATCGAGGCGGCAGCGGCGCCGGCAACATGGCACATGATTGGAAGCGTGCAGCGCCGAAAGACGCGCGATGTGGTGGCCTTGTTCGATTGCGTGGACTCGGTGGATCGTCTCGAATTGGCCGAAGCGTTGGATCAGCGGGCCGGAGAGGCCGGGAAAATCATGCCTGTACTCGTGGAAGTCAACGTGTCGGGCGAGGAAACAAAGCACGGCTTCACCCCGGAAACGATTGAATCCGCCTTGCACCGCATGGCGCAATTGCGGTATATCCAAGTTCAGGGACTTATGACCATGGCGCCCTTGGTGGACAATCCGGAAATCGTGCGGCCGGTATTTGCCCGTTTGCGCGAGTTGGCGGACCGCTTCGGTTTGCCGGAACGCTCCATGGGGATGTCGAACGATTTTGAGGTGGCCGTTGAAGAAGGGGCCACCCAAGTACGAATTGGAACGGCCCTGTTCGTTTAG
- a CDS encoding ABC transporter permease: MGKAIEYMRGPWTIAVYTWREGMRKKTLIGFLILSIMVIVGSSFMTAFLTQTAIGDAQTDVEAKLVKDICVTAIAIFGVLITIFISASVVPSEVENKVIYTVLSKPVRRFQYLLGKFIGVQLIVIINLLLMGALFFIALYMRQRIMPTLLLWSVFLTYFQFLIVSAFTFAVSCTATSAVLPTIAGLFIYITGNLTEYLKDVYVRAGQTGEYFDALIGKLAYGLYQVLPNLQNFSLKDQILYLQPNDPPRDLMIANLVVYGLVYAVAGFLIAQWVFRRKEF, translated from the coding sequence ATGGGCAAAGCAATCGAGTATATGAGAGGTCCGTGGACCATCGCCGTTTATACCTGGCGCGAAGGCATGCGCAAGAAAACGCTGATCGGGTTCCTTATCCTGAGCATCATGGTCATCGTCGGTTCGAGTTTCATGACGGCGTTTCTTACGCAGACCGCCATCGGCGACGCCCAGACGGACGTCGAGGCGAAACTGGTCAAGGACATCTGCGTGACCGCCATCGCGATCTTTGGCGTGCTGATTACGATATTCATCAGCGCCTCGGTCGTGCCTTCCGAAGTCGAAAACAAGGTCATTTACACGGTGCTGTCGAAACCCGTCCGGCGCTTTCAATATCTGCTGGGCAAATTCATCGGCGTGCAATTGATCGTCATCATCAATCTATTGTTGATGGGCGCGCTGTTTTTCATCGCGTTGTACATGCGCCAGCGCATCATGCCGACCCTGCTGCTATGGTCCGTGTTCCTGACCTATTTCCAATTCCTGATCGTGTCCGCGTTCACCTTTGCGGTGTCCTGCACTGCCACGTCCGCGGTCCTGCCGACCATCGCGGGGCTTTTTATTTACATCACGGGCAATCTGACGGAATATCTGAAGGACGTTTATGTGCGGGCCGGGCAGACCGGCGAATATTTCGACGCGCTGATTGGCAAGCTTGCCTACGGGCTGTATCAGGTTTTACCCAACCTGCAAAATTTCAGTCTCAAGGATCAGATCCTCTATTTGCAGCCCAACGATCCACCCCGGGACCTCATGATTGCCAATCTGGTCGTCTATGGACTTGTCTATGCCGTTGCCGGCTTCCTGATTGCCCAGTGGGTCTTCCGCCGGAAGGAATTTTAA
- a CDS encoding ABC transporter ATP-binding protein: MSVVIQTQNLTKIYEAALRGQDVHALNNLNLTIHSGEIFGYLGPNGSGKTTTIKLLLGLIFPTSGDMEILGSKDIGSAEVRRQIGYLPEGAYYPDFLKGEEVLKFYGHLYGLRGADLRRRIDETLEIVGMSRARKRLIRGYSKGMRQRIGLAQALLSDPQILILDEPTTGLDPIARKEIRDILANLRDKGKTLLISSHELLEVELISDRVGILYEGVLQTLGTLDELLVNREVVVQVDGATPETIELFRGKGLEVEDVVENRAALRVPDAMSVYQALEVCRSTGVTLQAIAPRRETLEELFVRVVGGAKNTKRGS; the protein is encoded by the coding sequence GTGTCCGTAGTGATTCAAACACAGAATCTGACGAAAATCTACGAAGCAGCCTTGCGCGGCCAGGACGTTCATGCGCTGAACAACCTGAATCTCACCATTCATTCAGGCGAGATTTTCGGATACCTCGGCCCGAATGGATCCGGAAAAACCACGACAATCAAGTTGCTGCTGGGCCTCATTTTTCCGACTTCAGGCGACATGGAAATCCTTGGCAGCAAGGATATCGGATCCGCCGAGGTCCGCCGCCAGATCGGCTATTTGCCCGAAGGGGCCTATTACCCCGACTTTCTCAAGGGCGAGGAGGTGCTCAAATTCTATGGGCATCTCTACGGTCTTCGCGGCGCGGATTTGCGCCGGCGCATTGACGAAACGCTTGAGATTGTGGGCATGTCGCGCGCGCGCAAACGGCTCATTCGCGGCTATTCGAAGGGGATGCGGCAGCGCATCGGACTGGCGCAGGCCCTCCTGAGCGATCCGCAAATTCTCATTCTGGACGAACCGACAACGGGGCTCGATCCGATCGCCCGAAAGGAAATTCGCGATATTCTCGCCAATCTCCGCGACAAGGGCAAGACGCTTTTGATTTCTTCGCACGAACTTTTGGAAGTCGAATTGATCAGCGACCGGGTCGGCATCCTTTATGAAGGCGTCCTGCAAACCCTGGGAACGCTGGACGAACTCCTGGTCAACCGCGAAGTGGTAGTTCAGGTGGATGGCGCCACCCCGGAAACGATTGAACTCTTCCGCGGCAAGGGGTTGGAAGTCGAAGATGTCGTTGAAAACCGCGCCGCGCTTCGCGTGCCGGATGCCATGTCGGTCTATCAGGCATTGGAGGTGTGCCGGAGCACCGGCGTTACGCTTCAGGCGATTGCGCCGAGGCGGGAAACGCTGGAAGAACTGTTCGTCCGCGTGGTCGGCGGCGCCAAGAACACGAAGAGAGGTTCGTGA
- a CDS encoding PHB depolymerase family esterase — translation MKRAVWMVQWMIVAALGVACAGADLACIAPQPVAISFEFDGLQRTYRVHQSALYDGSVPFPLLVLLHGMDQTGDDMIPLTNMNAHADQIGFNVVYPDAYKGNWNDGRNVAGIAAYDTHVDDVGFIQAVLDRVSSSLYVDDSRVYVAGMSNGAMMAHRLVCEAPERFAAAAMVAGALPANLASTCYPALPVPIIAFNGKNDGIVPWTGGTIEMNGRNLGETLSVPATIARCVANNRCNPTAQIVAMPDASPTDGTRVYRETYTPQTGGADVVFYRIEGGGHTWPGGAFYQLLMGTISYDIDASALIARFCLDHTR, via the coding sequence ATGAAACGTGCGGTGTGGATGGTTCAATGGATGATTGTGGCGGCGCTGGGTGTGGCATGCGCGGGCGCCGACCTTGCCTGTATCGCGCCACAACCCGTGGCCATTTCCTTTGAATTCGATGGATTGCAGCGCACCTATCGCGTGCACCAGTCGGCCTTGTATGACGGCAGTGTTCCCTTTCCCCTTCTTGTGCTGTTGCATGGAATGGACCAGACGGGCGACGATATGATCCCGCTGACGAACATGAATGCCCATGCCGACCAAATTGGTTTCAACGTGGTATATCCGGACGCCTACAAGGGCAACTGGAACGACGGGCGCAACGTGGCGGGAATCGCCGCGTACGACACCCATGTGGACGATGTCGGTTTTATCCAAGCCGTTCTCGATCGCGTGTCGTCGTCCCTGTATGTGGACGACAGCCGCGTGTACGTGGCGGGCATGTCCAACGGCGCGATGATGGCGCACCGGCTCGTTTGCGAGGCGCCGGAACGCTTTGCGGCCGCGGCCATGGTGGCCGGGGCGCTTCCCGCGAATCTGGCGTCCACCTGCTACCCCGCGCTGCCGGTCCCGATAATCGCTTTCAACGGGAAAAACGACGGGATTGTGCCGTGGACCGGCGGCACGATTGAGATGAACGGCCGCAACCTCGGCGAAACGCTGTCCGTGCCGGCGACGATTGCCCGCTGCGTCGCCAACAACCGCTGCAATCCGACCGCGCAGATTGTCGCAATGCCCGACGCGTCGCCGACGGACGGCACGCGGGTCTACCGTGAAACCTATACGCCGCAAACCGGGGGCGCGGACGTGGTCTTTTATCGTATCGAAGGCGGCGGGCATACATGGCCGGGCGGCGCTTTTTACCAGTTGCTCATGGGAACGATTTCCTACGACATTGACGCCAGCGCCCTGATTGCCCGGTTTTGCCTCGACCATACGCGCTGA
- a CDS encoding S41 family peptidase: MQHRQSKSEFIALLAFLIVATLVLTNGFVARISAQGKDVDVFAKIQPIGDVLGIILDEYVRPPDIDKVVEGALVGMLNALDRHSSFISEDAFKIMREETRGEFEGIGVSIRFDDDKNIIVYQPLADSPAAKAGILSGDIIYKVDGVSTAGMALEEVAKRIRGPRDSVVRITVARKRENAEPQIIDYTIKRGNIPIESIKEARLLPSGFAYVRVSDFKDTTAKDLSKRISGFLEKNMKGLILDLRWNPGGLLPASKDVCELFLPKNSLVTYTQGRKTGRSSLTENMKLYTEKDPLVPLGLPIVVLVNEETASCSEIVTGALQFYSRAIVVGVKTYGKGSVQTIIPLSRPPNTALRLTTALYYTPAEVTIDSEGIKPDVEVPFSKEEQRALVEQMFESVKTDASMLNQQNHGTITGNEASEKTAEDKQLQRAVEILQEDPVFDNLIKKYHKDTHETQVAAPADRILQQGPHADKDDAAVVVSPENPPAPEKK; encoded by the coding sequence ATGCAGCACCGGCAAAGCAAATCGGAATTTATTGCGCTCTTGGCGTTTCTGATTGTCGCCACGCTCGTTCTGACGAACGGGTTCGTGGCGCGGATATCGGCCCAAGGCAAGGATGTGGACGTTTTCGCCAAGATTCAGCCCATCGGCGACGTTCTGGGCATCATCCTCGACGAATACGTGCGCCCGCCCGATATTGACAAGGTGGTCGAAGGCGCGTTGGTCGGCATGCTGAACGCGCTCGACCGGCATAGCTCGTTCATTTCGGAAGACGCATTCAAGATTATGCGGGAGGAAACCCGAGGCGAATTCGAGGGCATCGGCGTTTCAATCCGGTTCGACGACGACAAAAATATCATCGTATACCAGCCGTTGGCCGATTCACCGGCCGCCAAGGCCGGTATTCTGTCGGGCGACATCATTTACAAGGTTGACGGCGTTTCCACGGCCGGCATGGCGCTGGAGGAAGTGGCGAAGCGCATCCGCGGACCGCGTGATTCGGTTGTGCGCATCACGGTGGCGCGCAAACGCGAGAACGCGGAACCCCAAATCATTGATTATACGATTAAACGCGGCAATATCCCCATTGAAAGCATCAAGGAAGCGCGACTGCTTCCGAGCGGTTTTGCCTATGTCCGGGTGAGTGATTTCAAGGACACGACCGCCAAGGATTTGTCGAAGCGCATTTCGGGTTTCCTGGAAAAGAACATGAAGGGATTGATCCTCGATCTTCGCTGGAATCCGGGCGGCCTGTTGCCGGCTTCCAAGGATGTATGCGAACTCTTTCTTCCCAAAAATTCGCTGGTGACGTATACACAGGGCCGCAAAACGGGGCGTTCATCGCTTACCGAAAACATGAAACTCTACACGGAAAAAGATCCGCTTGTGCCGTTGGGACTGCCGATTGTCGTGTTGGTCAACGAGGAAACGGCCAGTTGCTCGGAAATCGTGACCGGCGCACTGCAGTTCTATTCGCGGGCCATCGTGGTGGGCGTGAAGACTTACGGCAAGGGCAGCGTGCAGACAATTATCCCCCTGTCGAGGCCGCCCAATACCGCGCTGCGCTTGACAACCGCTCTCTATTACACGCCGGCGGAGGTCACCATTGACAGCGAAGGCATCAAACCCGATGTCGAGGTGCCCTTCTCGAAAGAAGAACAGCGGGCGCTGGTCGAACAGATGTTCGAATCGGTCAAGACCGATGCCTCCATGCTCAACCAGCAGAACCATGGAACGATAACGGGCAACGAGGCGTCCGAAAAAACCGCCGAAGACAAGCAACTCCAGCGGGCTGTTGAAATCCTTCAGGAAGATCCAGTCTTCGACAACCTCATCAAAAAGTATCACAAGGACACGCACGAGACGCAGGTCGCCGCGCCGGCGGATCGGATTTTGCAACAGGGACCTCATGCCGACAAAGATGACGCGGCTGTCGTGGTGAGTCCCGAAAATCCGCCCGCGCCGGAAAAGAAATAG
- the rph gene encoding ribonuclease PH, which produces MRSDNRRNDQMRPVGIVRHYTKYAEGSVLISFGETRVLCTATVDWTLPPFLRDKGLGWVTAEYGMLPRSTDQRTVRDNNKKGRAQEISRLIGRSLRNVVDRAALGERQIILDCDVIQADGGTRTAAITGAYIALHDALQTLVDSGKLDSLPLYDSCAAVSVGIVDGKVMCDLSYEEDVRAGVDMNVVMRGNGQLIEVQGCAEGKAFTREDMDRMMDVAAKACRRLTRLQQEALRRA; this is translated from the coding sequence ATGCGGTCCGACAATCGCCGGAACGATCAGATGCGCCCGGTCGGGATTGTCCGCCATTACACGAAATATGCCGAGGGTTCCGTGCTGATTTCGTTTGGCGAAACCCGGGTGTTGTGCACCGCGACAGTGGACTGGACGCTGCCGCCGTTTCTGCGCGACAAGGGTCTTGGCTGGGTAACCGCCGAATACGGCATGCTGCCTCGTTCGACCGATCAGCGGACGGTCCGCGACAACAACAAAAAAGGCCGCGCGCAGGAAATCAGTCGGTTGATTGGACGGTCGCTGCGCAACGTGGTGGATCGCGCGGCGTTGGGCGAACGGCAGATTATCCTCGATTGCGACGTGATCCAGGCCGACGGCGGGACGCGAACCGCGGCGATAACGGGCGCGTACATCGCGCTGCACGATGCCCTGCAAACCCTCGTGGATTCGGGGAAATTGGACTCGCTTCCCCTGTACGATTCATGCGCGGCGGTCAGCGTCGGAATCGTGGACGGCAAGGTCATGTGCGATCTTTCCTACGAGGAAGACGTCCGGGCCGGGGTGGACATGAATGTCGTCATGCGCGGTAACGGCCAGTTGATAGAGGTGCAGGGATGCGCCGAGGGCAAGGCGTTCACGCGCGAAGACATGGATCGCATGATGGACGTGGCCGCGAAGGCGTGCCGCCGGCTGACCCGCCTGCAGCAGGAGGCGCTGCGCCGTGCCTGA
- the rdgB gene encoding RdgB/HAM1 family non-canonical purine NTP pyrophosphatase → MPETLVVGTRNPGKVRELALLLEGLPWNLKGLGDLPPVDDPIEDGDTFEANAIKKALYFSGCFGMPAVADDSGLVVDALDGGPGVHSARYAGDGATDADRNVKLLAALANVPEAERTARFVCCAAFARPDGPPHIEMGVTEGHILFAPRGHDGFGYDPLFVPRGHSLTFAELSPREKMAVSHRGKAFRKLRDYLESL, encoded by the coding sequence GTGCCTGAAACGCTCGTCGTGGGAACGCGAAATCCCGGCAAGGTCCGCGAATTGGCCCTTTTGCTTGAGGGTCTGCCGTGGAACCTCAAGGGGCTGGGCGACCTGCCTCCCGTGGATGACCCGATTGAAGACGGCGATACCTTTGAAGCCAACGCCATCAAAAAGGCCCTGTATTTCAGCGGCTGTTTTGGGATGCCCGCCGTGGCGGACGATTCCGGGCTGGTTGTGGACGCGCTTGACGGCGGGCCGGGCGTCCATTCCGCCCGATATGCCGGCGACGGCGCAACCGACGCGGATCGAAACGTCAAACTCTTGGCCGCCCTTGCGAACGTCCCCGAAGCCGAACGCACCGCGCGCTTCGTCTGTTGCGCGGCGTTTGCCCGACCGGACGGGCCGCCCCATATCGAGATGGGAGTGACCGAAGGCCATATCCTGTTCGCGCCGCGCGGTCACGACGGATTCGGATACGATCCCTTATTCGTTCCCCGTGGCCACTCGCTGACGTTTGCCGAATTGTCGCCCCGCGAAAAAATGGCTGTAAGCCATCGCGGCAAAGCCTTTCGCAAACTGCGCGACTACCTGGAGTCGCTGTGA
- a CDS encoding L-threonylcarbamoyladenylate synthase yields the protein MKIVPPTPDGIREAAQAVRAGEIVAYPTETVYGLAADPFSEEAVARLFDIKERDRGKPVLLIVANAAQLAGVVSAVSPEAEACIRAFWPGPLSLLLPKAAWLAPGITAGAEKVCVRETSCPIARTLCEYTGHAVTSTSANPSGGEPARSIDEMDMSGIAIAIDGGLLPFSPPSTVYDPDERRILREGAISGQTLWTTLFP from the coding sequence ATGAAAATTGTGCCGCCGACGCCTGACGGAATTCGCGAAGCCGCACAGGCCGTTCGCGCGGGTGAAATTGTCGCGTATCCGACGGAAACCGTCTATGGCCTGGCGGCGGATCCTTTCTCGGAAGAAGCCGTGGCGCGTCTTTTCGACATCAAGGAACGCGATCGCGGAAAGCCGGTTTTGTTGATCGTGGCAAATGCAGCCCAGTTGGCCGGCGTGGTGTCCGCCGTTTCTCCCGAAGCCGAAGCCTGCATCCGCGCATTCTGGCCGGGACCGCTTTCCTTGCTGCTTCCCAAGGCCGCATGGCTGGCGCCCGGCATCACGGCAGGCGCCGAAAAGGTCTGCGTGCGCGAAACCTCATGCCCGATTGCGCGAACATTGTGCGAATACACCGGCCACGCCGTCACCTCGACTTCCGCCAATCCCAGCGGGGGCGAACCTGCGCGATCGATCGACGAAATGGACATGTCCGGCATCGCGATCGCCATTGACGGCGGACTCCTCCCGTTCAGCCCGCCTTCCACCGTCTACGATCCCGACGAACGCCGGATCCTCCGCGAAGGCGCCATTTCAGGGCAAACGTTATGGACCACGCTTTTCCCCTGA
- a CDS encoding PilZ domain-containing protein, with amino-acid sequence MMHSGEERRRYQRSKRGFPAFVDESGPGVLNHIDNVSANGVLCHTVKPVPLMTKLGIVLELPKPQERRVECEGIIVRCEPHEQGDDHFKVAILFSRISDEDRQAIIEFVEHDLSQPETD; translated from the coding sequence ATGATGCATTCCGGAGAGGAACGCCGAAGATATCAGCGAAGCAAACGGGGGTTTCCGGCCTTTGTGGATGAATCCGGCCCCGGCGTCCTGAACCATATTGACAACGTCAGCGCCAACGGCGTGCTGTGCCACACGGTGAAACCCGTGCCGCTCATGACCAAACTCGGCATCGTACTCGAGTTGCCGAAGCCCCAGGAACGTCGTGTCGAATGCGAAGGCATCATCGTGCGATGCGAACCCCACGAACAAGGCGACGACCATTTCAAAGTGGCCATCCTATTTTCCCGAATTTCCGACGAAGACCGGCAAGCCATCATCGAATTCGTCGAACACGATCTTTCCCAGCCGGAAACGGACTGA